A stretch of the Planktothricoides raciborskii GIHE-MW2 genome encodes the following:
- a CDS encoding TIR domain-containing protein: protein MTQFYDAFISYGRADSQEFAIKLYNCLTNAGFNIWFDHNDIPLAVDFQNQIDDGIAKADNFLFIISPHSVNSPYCQKEINLALKYHKRIIPLLHVEQITQETWQARNPQGTEAEWQDYQAKGLDSCFTNIHPGIARINWVYFRENLDNFETSCGGLIQVFQHHADYVSQHTELLVKALEWARGQKQSSYLLIGEAKQEAERWLQVRLKHEQPPCLPTDLHCEYICASIKNSNNLMTRVFLSYAEENREMMEQITRNLRREKLTVWTKITDMEIGINVQEQIHRGIAAADNFVYLISPESLQSKYCQAEIKLALAYHKRIICVMVQPTDLQLIPVDLINLPFLTLPPREKRENYGLVMDRLVKELKVDENYYQQHKILLVKALKWQEQKYNPSILLRGYNLQHFQAWLKVAKTRQQHPPIPLQVKFIEKSLSQSTIFSLEVFISYSRVDSDFARKINDALQLQGKTTWFDQESIAAGSDFQQEIHRGIEQCDNFLFIISPSSVNSPYCADEVEYAKKLNKRLVTILYRPVSPADLHPILAQVQWIDFNQHGGDFYANFSELIRTLDTDREYVHSHNQLLQRAIAWYQKKQNPDLLLRGSELAIAETWLKSVQRQQKQPPITKLHQAFISKSRQQERLEADRWKQLYIQAEKQRIRAEIAEIKALNSLSKAYFLSDQQLKGLFASIQAGFKLKKTRVSDFIRLQTISFLHTSIYQVKEQNCLNHHYQEVASICFSYDGEILASASADQTIKIWRKDGQLLTTLTGHTDRVCQVIFHPQPNEHQTLVSGGQDGLIKFWTVDGELLQTIEGHKHGVFGLAFSPNGQILASVGADKKIKLWQSDGTWIRTISGHGDRVVDVTFSPDGQKIATASYDGTVRLWDLNSRKMQVFPGHFGAVLSVKFSPDGQFLASGGRDKTIILWNNDGIEQFSLKGHQATVLDVTFSADGQIIASASADGTVKLWSRKGKELQTFFGHQGAVFQVKFSPIRPDGEILASGSADGTVKLWRRNARLMPWVQLPVTQITQVSFSRDRQLFATATPEGWMQLWNLAGIEQQSFPGSLESLRQICISPKGDAFAKRCGCIIASAGESGVIKLWDLQGKQTQPIFGHETTVVDLAFSPDGEKLVSVSADGTLKLWQISYIYAKISQTIKISDRSILRVQFSPNGQNIVAANTEGNLYIFDANGGLLNSFSAHTAKIWALAVSPDSQMIASGSDDKTLKLWNLDGKIQQVFSGHGDRIVDICFSPDGKILASGSEDYTVRIWSIDGKFMQVLSGHQSSIIGIRFSQDGKTLISVSSDGMVKFWNFDLDDLLTQGCDWLRDYLKTNPEVDETDRHLGMS from the coding sequence ATGACTCAATTTTACGATGCCTTTATTTCCTATGGCCGCGCCGATAGCCAAGAATTTGCCATCAAACTTTACAATTGCCTTACCAACGCTGGCTTTAATATCTGGTTTGACCATAATGATATCCCCTTGGCGGTAGATTTCCAAAATCAAATCGATGATGGCATTGCCAAAGCGGATAATTTTCTATTTATCATTTCCCCTCATTCGGTGAATTCCCCCTATTGCCAGAAAGAGATTAATCTGGCATTAAAATACCATAAGCGGATAATTCCCTTACTCCACGTGGAACAAATTACCCAAGAAACTTGGCAAGCCCGAAATCCCCAGGGTACTGAAGCAGAATGGCAAGATTACCAAGCAAAAGGCTTAGATTCTTGTTTCACAAATATCCACCCAGGAATTGCCAGAATTAACTGGGTTTACTTTAGAGAAAATCTTGATAATTTTGAAACCTCTTGCGGGGGCTTAATCCAAGTTTTTCAGCACCATGCAGATTATGTCAGTCAGCATACGGAATTGTTAGTCAAAGCCTTAGAGTGGGCGCGTGGGCAAAAGCAAAGTTCTTATTTATTAATTGGCGAAGCAAAACAAGAGGCTGAACGGTGGTTACAAGTGCGTCTTAAACATGAACAACCTCCTTGTTTGCCGACGGATTTACATTGCGAGTATATCTGTGCAAGTATTAAAAATTCTAATAACCTGATGACTCGCGTCTTTCTCAGTTATGCAGAGGAAAACCGAGAGATGATGGAACAAATTACTCGGAATTTACGCCGAGAAAAGTTGACGGTTTGGACGAAAATCACCGACATGGAAATCGGGATAAATGTTCAGGAACAAATTCACCGAGGAATTGCGGCGGCTGATAATTTCGTTTATCTGATTTCTCCAGAGTCTTTACAATCAAAATATTGCCAAGCAGAAATAAAGTTAGCTTTAGCTTACCATAAGCGGATTATTTGTGTGATGGTTCAACCCACGGATTTGCAACTGATTCCCGTGGATTTGATAAATCTACCCTTTTTAACTCTTCCCCCAAGGGAAAAACGGGAAAATTATGGCCTAGTCATGGATCGGTTAGTTAAAGAACTTAAGGTGGATGAAAATTATTATCAACAACATAAAATTTTGCTGGTAAAAGCGCTAAAATGGCAAGAGCAAAAGTATAATCCGAGTATTTTATTACGGGGATATAATTTACAACATTTTCAAGCATGGCTGAAGGTGGCGAAAACTCGTCAGCAACATCCACCAATTCCTTTACAGGTAAAATTTATTGAGAAAAGTCTGAGTCAATCCACGATTTTTTCTTTAGAAGTGTTTATCTCTTATTCGCGGGTGGATTCAGATTTTGCTCGTAAAATTAATGATGCCCTGCAATTACAAGGCAAAACTACCTGGTTTGACCAGGAAAGTATCGCCGCTGGGAGTGATTTTCAGCAAGAAATCCATCGCGGGATTGAACAGTGTGATAATTTTCTGTTCATTATTTCTCCCAGTTCCGTCAATTCCCCCTATTGTGCCGATGAGGTGGAATATGCTAAAAAGTTAAATAAGCGGTTGGTGACGATATTATATCGTCCCGTTTCTCCGGCTGATTTACATCCGATTTTAGCCCAGGTGCAGTGGATTGATTTTAATCAGCATGGTGGCGATTTTTATGCTAATTTTAGTGAGTTAATTAGAACCCTGGATACCGATCGCGAATATGTACATAGCCATAATCAATTGTTGCAACGAGCGATCGCCTGGTATCAGAAAAAGCAAAATCCTGATTTGTTGTTACGGGGCAGCGAATTAGCGATCGCCGAAACTTGGTTAAAATCAGTCCAACGGCAGCAAAAACAACCACCAATCACCAAACTGCATCAAGCGTTTATTAGCAAAAGTCGCCAACAAGAACGTCTAGAAGCCGATCGCTGGAAACAACTGTATATTCAGGCAGAAAAACAACGCATTCGGGCGGAAATTGCCGAAATAAAAGCCCTAAATTCCCTATCCAAAGCCTACTTTTTATCTGACCAGCAACTCAAAGGACTTTTCGCGAGTATTCAAGCAGGTTTCAAATTAAAAAAAACCCGCGTTTCCGACTTTATTCGGCTGCAAACTATTAGCTTTTTACATACATCAATTTATCAAGTAAAAGAGCAAAATTGCTTAAATCACCATTATCAAGAGGTTGCCAGTATTTGCTTTAGTTACGACGGTGAAATTTTAGCCTCAGCCAGTGCGGATCAAACAATTAAAATTTGGCGCAAAGATGGCCAATTATTAACCACCTTAACCGGACATACGGATCGTGTCTGTCAAGTTATATTTCATCCCCAGCCAAATGAACATCAAACCCTCGTATCTGGTGGTCAAGATGGGTTGATTAAATTTTGGACTGTTGATGGGGAATTATTACAAACTATTGAAGGGCATAAACATGGGGTTTTCGGTTTGGCTTTTAGTCCCAATGGTCAAATATTAGCTTCGGTGGGTGCTGATAAAAAAATTAAGCTTTGGCAATCCGATGGAACTTGGATTAGAACTATTAGCGGTCATGGAGATCGAGTGGTGGATGTCACCTTTAGTCCTGATGGTCAAAAAATCGCCACCGCCAGTTATGATGGCACCGTGAGATTGTGGGATTTAAACAGCCGTAAAATGCAGGTTTTTCCCGGTCATTTCGGTGCCGTTTTGTCTGTGAAATTTAGTCCCGATGGTCAATTTTTAGCCTCTGGTGGTCGAGATAAAACGATTATTTTGTGGAATAATGATGGGATTGAACAATTTAGTTTAAAAGGACATCAGGCAACGGTGTTAGATGTCACTTTTAGTGCCGATGGCCAAATCATTGCTTCCGCATCTGCCGATGGCACGGTGAAACTTTGGTCGCGCAAAGGTAAAGAATTACAGACTTTTTTCGGCCATCAAGGGGCGGTTTTTCAAGTAAAATTTAGCCCGATTCGTCCTGATGGGGAAATTTTGGCCTCTGGTTCGGCGGATGGGACGGTGAAACTTTGGCGACGAAATGCCCGTCTTATGCCCTGGGTGCAATTGCCCGTGACTCAAATTACTCAGGTTAGTTTTAGTCGCGATCGCCAATTGTTTGCTACCGCTACCCCCGAAGGGTGGATGCAACTTTGGAACCTTGCCGGAATTGAACAGCAGTCTTTCCCAGGCAGTTTAGAAAGTTTACGCCAAATTTGCATTAGTCCCAAGGGAGATGCGTTCGCGAAGCGTTGCGGATGCATCATTGCTTCTGCGGGAGAAAGTGGGGTGATTAAACTCTGGGATCTGCAAGGGAAACAAACGCAGCCAATTTTTGGCCATGAAACCACCGTAGTGGATTTGGCATTTAGTCCAGACGGCGAAAAACTGGTTTCTGTCAGCGCCGATGGCACTCTAAAATTATGGCAAATCTCCTATATTTATGCTAAAATTAGCCAAACTATCAAAATAAGCGATCGCAGTATTTTACGAGTCCAGTTTAGTCCCAATGGCCAAAACATTGTGGCGGCAAATACTGAGGGCAACCTTTATATTTTTGACGCCAATGGGGGCTTATTAAACAGTTTTTCCGCCCATACTGCCAAAATTTGGGCGCTGGCTGTCAGTCCAGACAGTCAAATGATTGCTTCTGGTAGTGACGATAAAACCCTGAAACTCTGGAACTTAGACGGGAAAATCCAACAAGTTTTCTCTGGACATGGCGATCGCATCGTCGATATTTGCTTTAGTCCCGATGGCAAAATTTTAGCCTCTGGCAGCGAAGATTACACCGTGAGAATTTGGAGTATAGACGGCAAATTTATGCAAGTTTTATCGGGACATCAAAGCAGTATAATCGGCATCCGGTTTAGTCAAGATGGCAAAACTTTAATCTCTGTAAGTAGCGATGGTATGGTAAAATTCTGGAACTTTGATTTAGATGATTTATTAACCCAAGGATGTGATTGGCTGCGAGATTATCTGAAAACTAATCCAGAAGTGGATGAAACAGACCGCCACCTGGGAATGTCATAA
- a CDS encoding bifunctional acetate--CoA ligase family protein/GNAT family N-acetyltransferase translates to MQVRLINSLRPAADPAHNILGDKRQPLDAIFAPKNVAVVGATETPGSVGRTILWNLMSNPFGGTIFPVNPKRTSVLGIKAYSTIAEIPEPVDLAIIATKASTVPDIIRQCVDAGVNGAIIVSAGFKEIGEAGVKLEQEILDYARRGNLRIIGPNCLGVMNPLTGLNATFASAIARPGNVAFISQSGALCTSILDWSFRENVGFSAFVSIGSMLDVDWGDLIYYFGEDPRTQSIVIYMESVGDARSFLSAAREVALSKPIIVIKAGCTEQAAKAAASHTGAIAGSDAVLDAAFRRCGVLRVHSISYLFYITELLAKQPPPKGPRLTILTNAGGPGVITTDALVSQGSELTELAPETIEALNKILPPHWSHNNPIDILGDADPDRYAKALEIAANDPNTDGLLVILTPQSMTEPTQTAEKLKPYSRLKGKPVLASWIGGTEVSAGAEILNQAGIPCFPFPDMAARLFDYMRRYSYNLQGLYETPMRIQKDDQANRFLAGKLSGKTGTIPEEMTGRAYADLIIKTARDTGRTTLTEFESQKVFAAYGIPTVKTMIGTNEERAVAAAEEIGYPVAVKLYSDSITHKSDVSGVRLNLHTPEEVISAYRGIKQAVTDKVGAEYFDGVTIQPMIKSEGYELIIGSMVDRQFGPVMLFGAGGVLIHVLDDCAIALPPLNTTLARRMMEQTKIHKILKGVRGRQPINLEILEQILVRFSYLLVEQPWIKETDINPLLVSHDGFIALDARIILHDLEVTEDQLPDLAIRPYPNQYITEWKLRDNTPVKIRPILPEDEPLVREFHDQLSEHSLYLRYAQIMKKSRLLVHERLSRMCFIDYDREMSLVVEYQNLETGNTQIIAMSRLTKITGTEDSEFAMLVSDRFQGKGLGTKLLSLMIDIGHAEKHSVIRAEILSDNFIMQHICKKLGFRIHRLPGEAMISADLPLQIHPVI, encoded by the coding sequence ATGCAAGTGAGATTAATCAACTCATTGAGACCAGCCGCAGACCCAGCCCACAATATATTAGGTGATAAACGCCAACCCCTCGATGCGATTTTTGCACCGAAAAATGTGGCGGTAGTAGGCGCTACGGAAACTCCGGGCAGTGTGGGTAGAACCATTTTATGGAACTTAATGAGCAATCCCTTTGGGGGGACAATTTTTCCAGTGAATCCCAAACGCACCAGTGTTTTGGGCATCAAAGCCTATTCCACCATTGCGGAAATCCCTGAACCCGTTGATTTAGCAATTATTGCTACTAAAGCGTCCACGGTTCCGGACATTATTCGCCAATGTGTTGATGCGGGAGTCAATGGGGCGATTATTGTTTCCGCCGGATTTAAAGAAATTGGCGAGGCTGGAGTCAAACTCGAACAAGAAATTCTGGACTATGCTCGTCGAGGAAATCTGCGAATTATTGGCCCCAATTGTCTGGGGGTGATGAACCCATTAACCGGACTCAATGCTACTTTTGCTTCGGCGATCGCCCGTCCGGGAAATGTGGCCTTTATTTCCCAAAGTGGCGCACTCTGTACCTCGATTCTCGACTGGAGTTTTCGGGAAAATGTCGGCTTTAGTGCCTTCGTTTCCATTGGTTCCATGTTAGACGTGGACTGGGGGGATTTGATCTATTATTTCGGCGAAGATCCGCGCACCCAAAGCATCGTCATCTATATGGAATCCGTGGGGGATGCTAGGTCTTTCCTCTCCGCAGCCCGAGAAGTTGCCCTGAGTAAGCCCATCATTGTGATTAAAGCCGGTTGCACCGAACAAGCGGCCAAAGCGGCGGCCTCTCATACGGGGGCGATCGCCGGTAGTGATGCGGTCTTGGATGCGGCCTTCAGACGGTGTGGAGTCCTGCGAGTTCACAGTATTTCCTACCTATTTTACATCACTGAATTGTTGGCCAAACAACCGCCACCGAAAGGCCCACGGCTGACCATTCTCACCAACGCGGGGGGCCCTGGAGTGATTACCACAGACGCTTTAGTTTCTCAAGGCAGCGAACTCACGGAACTTGCCCCAGAAACTATTGAAGCCCTCAATAAAATTCTGCCGCCCCATTGGAGTCATAACAACCCCATCGATATTTTGGGGGATGCGGACCCCGATCGCTATGCCAAAGCGTTAGAAATTGCGGCGAACGACCCCAACACCGATGGCTTATTAGTCATCCTCACCCCGCAGTCCATGACCGAGCCCACCCAAACGGCGGAAAAACTCAAACCATACAGCCGACTGAAAGGCAAGCCGGTTTTAGCCAGTTGGATCGGGGGCACCGAAGTCAGCGCGGGGGCGGAAATTTTGAATCAAGCGGGAATTCCTTGCTTCCCATTCCCGGATATGGCAGCGCGGTTGTTTGACTATATGCGGCGTTATAGCTACAACTTGCAGGGTCTTTATGAAACTCCCATGCGGATTCAAAAAGATGACCAAGCCAACCGATTTTTAGCGGGCAAATTATCGGGGAAAACTGGCACCATTCCCGAAGAAATGACCGGACGGGCTTATGCGGATTTAATTATTAAAACCGCACGAGATACCGGACGCACTACTTTAACCGAATTTGAATCCCAAAAAGTCTTTGCGGCTTATGGCATTCCCACGGTTAAAACCATGATCGGCACCAATGAAGAAAGAGCGGTTGCCGCTGCCGAAGAAATCGGTTATCCCGTCGCCGTGAAACTCTATTCTGACAGCATCACCCATAAAAGTGATGTCAGCGGAGTGCGCTTAAACCTGCATACTCCAGAGGAAGTAATTAGTGCTTATCGGGGCATAAAACAGGCGGTGACAGACAAAGTTGGCGCCGAATATTTTGATGGCGTGACCATTCAGCCGATGATTAAATCTGAGGGTTATGAATTAATTATCGGCAGCATGGTGGATCGGCAATTTGGCCCCGTGATGCTGTTTGGTGCGGGAGGAGTTTTGATTCATGTCCTCGATGATTGCGCGATCGCCTTACCGCCATTAAATACCACTTTGGCACGACGGATGATGGAACAAACCAAAATCCACAAAATCCTCAAAGGGGTACGCGGTCGTCAGCCGATTAACTTAGAAATTCTGGAGCAAATATTAGTCCGCTTTTCTTACTTGTTGGTGGAACAACCTTGGATTAAAGAAACGGATATTAATCCCCTGTTAGTTTCCCACGATGGATTTATTGCCCTGGATGCGCGGATTATTTTACATGACTTAGAAGTCACCGAAGACCAGTTACCAGATTTGGCAATTCGTCCGTACCCTAATCAATATATCACTGAGTGGAAATTGCGTGACAATACCCCAGTGAAAATCCGCCCTATTCTGCCGGAAGATGAACCCTTAGTCCGGGAATTTCACGATCAACTTTCCGAACATAGTCTCTATTTGCGCTATGCCCAAATAATGAAAAAGAGTCGCCTACTCGTCCACGAACGGCTGTCTCGGATGTGCTTTATTGACTACGATCGCGAAATGTCTTTAGTTGTAGAATATCAAAATCTCGAAACCGGCAATACCCAGATTATTGCCATGAGTCGCTTAACCAAAATTACCGGCACCGAGGACTCTGAATTTGCTATGCTAGTGAGCGATCGCTTCCAAGGCAAAGGATTAGGCACCAAACTACTAAGTCTAATGATTGACATTGGTCACGCCGAAAAACATTCAGTGATTCGGGCAGAAATTCTCAGCGATAATTTCATCATGCAACATATCTGCAAAAAACTCGGTTTTCGGATTCACCGTCTCCCAGGAGAAGCAATGATATCGGCAGATTTGCCCTTACAAATTCATCCGGTGATTTAA
- a CDS encoding DASH family cryptochrome — MTQNILIWYRNDLRIHDHEPLYRATRQKNPASQIIPVYCFDPRHFGKTPYGFPKTGAFRGQFLLESVADLRNSLKAIASNLIIRTGKPEEILPQLAQQFNITDIYYYQEVTSEEIAVETALKKALKPLEISLTGFWGHTLYHPNNLPFSISEIPEVFTQFRKEVEKKGSVNPTFSTPKQLPPLPKIEIGELPDLTDFGLEKPEFSPRSVLQFKGGETEAIARLKQYFWEKDCLKIYKETRNGMIGADYSSKFSPWLAMGCISPRYIYEQVQKYEQQRIKNDSTYWLVFELLWRDYFRFIGAKHGNKIFYLCGLQGIDIPWQEDWEKFDLWRQGMTGFPLVDANMRELAATGFMSNRGRQNVASFLTKNLGINWQMGAEWFESLLIDYDVCSNYGNWNYTAGVGNDARGFRFFNIIKQSKDYDRLGEYVKHWLPELAKVAPDKIHEPWQLSPDQQKRFNVIIGVDYPQPVVDLFKSADENKRIYEGALSRHDSRRSSQKPGKKSGNKSEVYAKVPKALKRPG; from the coding sequence ATGACTCAAAATATTCTGATTTGGTATAGAAACGATTTACGCATTCACGACCATGAACCCCTCTATCGGGCAACCCGTCAAAAAAACCCCGCCTCGCAAATTATTCCCGTTTATTGTTTTGACCCCCGACACTTTGGGAAAACCCCTTATGGTTTTCCCAAAACCGGGGCATTTCGCGGCCAATTTTTGTTAGAAAGTGTAGCAGATTTAAGAAACTCTTTAAAAGCGATCGCTTCTAACCTAATTATTCGCACTGGAAAACCGGAAGAAATCCTACCCCAATTAGCCCAACAATTTAACATCACTGACATCTATTACTATCAAGAAGTCACCTCAGAAGAAATTGCCGTAGAAACCGCCTTAAAAAAAGCCTTAAAACCATTAGAAATTTCCCTCACCGGCTTTTGGGGACATACTCTGTATCATCCAAATAACCTCCCCTTTTCCATTAGCGAAATTCCCGAAGTATTTACCCAATTTCGTAAAGAAGTAGAAAAAAAAGGCAGCGTCAACCCGACATTTTCCACCCCTAAACAATTACCGCCCTTGCCCAAAATAGAAATAGGCGAACTCCCGGATTTAACGGATTTTGGTCTAGAAAAACCGGAATTTTCTCCCCGGTCTGTCCTGCAATTTAAAGGCGGTGAAACCGAAGCGATCGCCCGATTAAAACAGTATTTTTGGGAAAAAGATTGCTTAAAAATTTATAAAGAAACCCGCAACGGAATGATAGGGGCTGACTACTCCTCTAAATTTTCTCCCTGGTTAGCAATGGGTTGCATTTCCCCTCGTTACATTTATGAGCAAGTCCAAAAATATGAACAGCAACGCATCAAAAACGATTCGACATACTGGCTAGTTTTTGAACTCCTTTGGCGGGATTATTTCCGCTTTATTGGCGCCAAACATGGGAATAAAATATTTTATCTTTGCGGGTTACAAGGAATAGATATTCCTTGGCAAGAAGACTGGGAAAAATTTGATTTATGGCGGCAAGGAATGACCGGATTTCCTCTCGTAGATGCCAATATGAGAGAACTTGCTGCCACCGGATTTATGTCAAATCGCGGACGGCAAAATGTCGCAAGTTTCCTCACCAAAAACTTAGGCATAAATTGGCAAATGGGCGCCGAATGGTTTGAATCGTTATTAATTGATTATGATGTTTGTAGCAACTACGGCAACTGGAATTATACCGCTGGAGTGGGCAATGATGCGCGGGGCTTCCGCTTTTTTAATATTATCAAACAATCCAAAGACTACGATCGCCTCGGAGAATATGTCAAACATTGGTTGCCCGAACTAGCAAAAGTTGCCCCGGATAAAATCCATGAACCCTGGCAACTTTCCCCCGACCAGCAAAAGCGATTTAACGTCATAATTGGCGTTGATTATCCTCAGCCTGTAGTAGATTTATTTAAATCTGCCGATGAGAATAAACGCATCTATGAAGGGGCATTATCCCGGCATGATTCTCGGCGATCGAGTCAAAAACCAGGGAAAAAATCTGGTAATAAATCCGAGGTTTATGCCAAAGTTCCTAAAGCTTTAAAAAGACCAGGTTAA
- a CDS encoding HPP family protein — MWKYQKIRLKWETYCFKLFGKWRSVPLTCPMDRPHHKHIFWSWLGSFCAIAATSYLSVKTNSPLLMAPFGATSVLIFGVPDSPLAQPRNLIGGNLLSAFISLSILHIFGSAPWTMGMAVATAIGLMQLTGTLHPPSGAVALVIMMTKPDWEFLIVPTFEGSMILLLCAVVFNNLAEDRSYPKHWL, encoded by the coding sequence ATGTGGAAATATCAGAAAATTCGGTTGAAATGGGAAACTTATTGCTTCAAGCTGTTCGGGAAATGGCGGTCTGTACCGTTAACTTGTCCAATGGATCGACCGCATCACAAACATATTTTTTGGAGTTGGTTGGGGAGTTTCTGCGCGATCGCTGCCACATCTTACCTTTCCGTCAAAACCAATTCTCCCTTACTAATGGCTCCCTTTGGGGCTACCAGCGTCTTAATTTTTGGCGTTCCTGACAGCCCTTTGGCGCAACCGCGCAATCTCATTGGGGGTAATCTTTTATCAGCCTTTATTAGCCTCAGCATTTTGCATATTTTCGGTTCTGCTCCCTGGACAATGGGGATGGCTGTAGCTACGGCGATCGGACTGATGCAGCTTACCGGAACGTTACATCCGCCTTCGGGAGCCGTTGCCTTAGTTATTATGATGACAAAGCCTGACTGGGAATTTTTAATCGTGCCAACATTTGAGGGATCGATGATTCTTCTGTTGTGTGCCGTTGTTTTCAATAACCTCGCTGAAGATCGGTCGTATCCTAAACACTGGCTATAG
- a CDS encoding DMT family protein: MLTVLLLTISNLFMTFAWYGHLKFLQNQSLFFVILASWGIAFFEYCFQVPANRIGYGEFTATQLKLIQEAISIMVFIGFAVITLGESLKWNYLVAFIFMFIAVYFAVAIK; the protein is encoded by the coding sequence ATGCTCACGGTACTTTTGCTGACCATCTCTAATCTATTTATGACTTTTGCCTGGTATGGACACCTCAAGTTTTTGCAAAATCAATCATTATTTTTTGTGATTTTAGCCAGTTGGGGCATCGCTTTTTTTGAATATTGCTTTCAAGTCCCGGCAAATCGGATTGGTTATGGAGAGTTTACCGCCACCCAGTTAAAACTCATCCAAGAAGCTATTTCTATTATGGTGTTTATTGGCTTTGCCGTAATCACTTTGGGTGAAAGTCTGAAATGGAATTATTTGGTTGCCTTTATTTTCATGTTTATCGCGGTTTATTTTGCGGTGGCGATAAAATAA
- a CDS encoding geranylgeranyl reductase family protein: MFDCIIVGAGPAGGSAAYHLAKKGHSVLVLEKESLPRYKPCGGAVSPQVAQWFDFDFSPAISLKVKHLRYTWSNEDPVDLEVTSAEPIWMVKRDVFDQFLIDQGKGQGAEVRDNTAVTGVAFKNGAWEVATSKGPVTGRYLIAADGASGPMSKLLGFKKEVKRRLAVGLEVPLTTGVQNSPINFDFGEVKNGFIWNFPKADGYSLGTAAFIGGDVKNLPEILQKYATNLGLDLTNAKQYEAEMALWDGDRTLHTQNAVLAGEAAAVVDPFTAEGIRPSMFSGIKAAEAIAAALAGDSNALEKYTEIMKEERGSDMVWAQRIAGAFFRLPKISYKVGVKKPSATTKMVEILCGELRYSEVVDVAVKMLTKGVFGGG; this comes from the coding sequence ATGTTTGATTGTATTATTGTCGGCGCAGGGCCTGCCGGGGGCAGTGCTGCTTACCATTTGGCGAAGAAAGGACATTCTGTGTTAGTCCTGGAAAAAGAATCTCTGCCGCGATATAAGCCTTGTGGGGGGGCGGTGTCACCACAAGTTGCCCAGTGGTTTGATTTTGATTTTAGTCCGGCGATTTCCCTGAAAGTGAAGCATCTTCGCTACACCTGGAGTAATGAAGACCCGGTGGATTTAGAGGTGACGAGTGCAGAACCAATTTGGATGGTCAAGCGGGATGTGTTTGACCAGTTTTTAATCGACCAAGGGAAGGGTCAAGGGGCTGAGGTTCGGGATAATACGGCGGTGACTGGGGTGGCCTTTAAGAATGGGGCTTGGGAAGTGGCGACGAGTAAGGGGCCGGTGACAGGTCGTTATTTGATTGCTGCTGACGGCGCTTCTGGGCCGATGAGTAAGTTGTTGGGCTTTAAGAAAGAGGTGAAACGCCGTTTGGCGGTGGGCCTTGAGGTGCCTTTAACTACGGGGGTGCAAAATTCGCCGATTAATTTTGATTTTGGGGAAGTGAAAAATGGTTTTATTTGGAATTTCCCGAAGGCGGATGGCTATTCTTTGGGAACGGCGGCTTTTATTGGTGGAGATGTGAAGAATCTGCCGGAAATTTTGCAGAAGTATGCCACTAATTTGGGTTTGGATCTAACTAATGCTAAACAGTATGAGGCAGAGATGGCTTTGTGGGATGGCGATCGCACTTTGCATACCCAAAATGCGGTGTTAGCTGGGGAAGCGGCGGCGGTGGTCGATCCCTTTACTGCTGAAGGAATTCGCCCTTCTATGTTTAGTGGGATTAAGGCGGCAGAGGCGATCGCGGCTGCCTTAGCCGGTGACAGCAACGCCCTGGAAAAATACACCGAAATTATGAAAGAAGAACGGGGCAGTGATATGGTTTGGGCGCAACGGATTGCTGGCGCATTTTTCCGCTTGCCGAAAATTAGCTACAAAGTCGGGGTGAAGAAACCCTCTGCCACCACAAAAATGGTGGAAATTCTCTGTGGAGAATTACGCTATTCAGAAGTGGTGGACGTGGCGGTGAAAATGCTCACTAAAGGCGTCTTCGGTGGGGGTTAA